A window from Candidatus Zymogenaceae bacterium encodes these proteins:
- a CDS encoding amidohydrolase, whose protein sequence is MTTDPRLPSPIVDFHVHLFPDKMFDAIWEYFSKGYGWDVLYQYYYRETIEYLRQNGVGPIVYSNYAHRTGVARGLNEWNKDVLSEYDDLYCFAAFHPEDDDALDYTKAIIDHPRVLGFKLQLLVMPYYPWDERFFRLYDLVMKKGKRILFHVGNGPVGHELVGVENFKKLLARYPDIPGNIAHMGALEYGAFYDLLDDHPNLYMDTSFVFCPDMENGCDLPPEKLAAKQDRILYGSDFPNLIFRRESEIEELLSFNFSDEFYRKVFRDNGLGLIG, encoded by the coding sequence ATGACCACCGATCCCCGCCTCCCGTCCCCCATCGTCGATTTTCATGTCCACCTCTTTCCCGACAAGATGTTCGACGCCATCTGGGAGTACTTCTCCAAGGGCTACGGCTGGGACGTACTCTACCAGTACTACTACCGGGAGACCATCGAATACTTGCGGCAAAACGGCGTGGGGCCCATCGTCTATTCCAATTACGCCCACAGGACCGGCGTGGCGAGGGGCCTGAACGAGTGGAACAAGGACGTCCTTTCCGAATACGACGATCTTTATTGTTTTGCCGCCTTCCACCCCGAGGACGACGACGCCCTCGATTACACAAAAGCCATCATAGACCACCCCCGGGTCCTGGGCTTCAAGCTCCAGCTCCTGGTGATGCCCTACTACCCCTGGGACGAGCGGTTTTTCAGGCTCTACGACCTGGTGATGAAAAAGGGAAAGCGGATTCTCTTCCACGTGGGAAACGGTCCTGTGGGACACGAATTAGTGGGGGTGGAAAACTTCAAGAAACTCCTTGCCAGATACCCCGACATCCCCGGCAACATCGCCCACATGGGGGCGCTGGAATACGGGGCGTTCTACGATCTGTTGGACGATCACCCAAATTTGTACATGGATACGTCGTTCGTCTTCTGCCCGGACATGGAAAACGGCTGCGACCTCCCGCCGGAAAAGCTCGCCGCAAAACAGGACCGCATCCTCTACGGATCGGACTTCCCCAACCTCATCTTCCGCCGCGAGTCGGAGATCGAAGAGCTCCTGTCGTTCAATTTTTCGGATGAATTCTACCGGAAGGTCTTTCGGGATAACGGGCTGGGGTTGATAGGATAG
- a CDS encoding aminopeptidase P family protein, whose product MNVQFDYQKRIEKIHEEMEKEGIDLLVATRPKSINYIAGAFVPWRSVVLVSRDGYVGLNTILHDYARVSDESWLSNITPTGPAPGMELWEVTVRQIIENGLDKGVIGIELGHSPRIMTGWIMATERDYLVESLPKATFTNACPVTDRALYIKEPGEVKLLRQASAIADAGQERVRESVRIGMSETEIAGIAELELRKKGSEFHWAVTGSTEIASGYRSCYPMGGCNPASEKLVQRGETLMVDIHPTYRHYYADLAHNYILGKPTPEQQKLSDAYTSAVELLVSSFKAGSKIGDVFKTVNEELTRTGYAPYTVPCYGHGIGIIGHEWYPAIMDNDEFRDIVLEENVVEVAFMQMNVPGVGGMRLEANVLVTAAGGEMLHKTPLRPTVLDL is encoded by the coding sequence ATGAATGTACAGTTCGACTATCAAAAAAGAATTGAAAAGATACATGAGGAGATGGAGAAGGAGGGGATCGACTTGCTCGTGGCCACCCGGCCCAAGAGCATCAACTACATCGCCGGGGCCTTCGTCCCCTGGCGGAGCGTTGTCCTCGTCTCCCGTGACGGGTACGTGGGGCTGAACACGATCCTCCACGACTACGCCCGGGTGTCCGATGAATCGTGGCTTTCCAACATCACCCCCACCGGCCCCGCGCCGGGGATGGAGCTGTGGGAGGTGACGGTGCGCCAGATAATTGAAAACGGCCTCGATAAAGGCGTCATCGGCATCGAGCTGGGCCACTCCCCCCGGATCATGACCGGCTGGATCATGGCGACGGAGAGGGATTACCTCGTCGAGTCGCTGCCCAAGGCGACCTTCACAAACGCCTGCCCCGTGACGGACCGGGCCCTCTATATCAAGGAGCCGGGGGAAGTGAAGCTCCTTCGCCAGGCATCGGCCATCGCCGACGCCGGGCAGGAGCGGGTCCGGGAATCGGTGAGGATCGGCATGAGCGAGACGGAGATCGCCGGCATCGCGGAGTTGGAGCTCAGAAAGAAGGGCAGCGAGTTTCACTGGGCGGTGACCGGCTCGACGGAGATCGCCTCGGGCTACCGCTCATGCTACCCCATGGGCGGCTGCAACCCGGCGTCGGAAAAGCTCGTCCAGCGGGGCGAGACGTTGATGGTGGACATCCACCCCACCTACCGGCACTACTACGCGGACCTGGCCCACAACTACATCCTGGGAAAACCGACCCCCGAGCAGCAGAAGCTCTCCGACGCATATACCAGCGCCGTGGAGCTTCTGGTGTCGTCCTTCAAGGCGGGCTCGAAGATCGGCGACGTCTTCAAAACCGTCAACGAGGAGCTCACACGCACAGGATACGCCCCCTACACCGTCCCCTGCTACGGCCACGGCATCGGCATCATCGGCCACGAGTGGTATCCGGCGATCATGGACAACGACGAATTCCGGGACATCGTTCTGGAGGAGAACGTGGTGGAGGTGGCATTCATGCAGATGAACGTGCCCGGGGTGGGGGGCATGCGCCTGGAAGCCAACGTCCTGGTGACGGCCGCCGGCGGCGAGATGCTCCATAAAACCCCCCTTCGGCCCACGGTGCTGGACCTGTAA
- a CDS encoding FAD-dependent oxidoreductase: MTDIVIIGLGSAGYAALMSIKRTNPKAGITVIDPKSHDLTHACGLPYALEGMIESAGLVQDIGLSRMKVSRIREHVVSIDTENKSVITRNERVPYDRAIIATGYRPVIPPIEGAADVTGRGLFTLTTPDDLEALEEELSGAGSAVVVGAGAIGLETAVALSRRMSSVMVLEGKDQLLPGVLDDDMAKHVDAYLEGTRISRRVGAMVNGVLSETKDGAPRFCGVTVAGEEIRADLGILAVGFAPNVAVAERSGIECGKNGVVVDERLNTSAPDVFAAGDCIVPRSVIDGKETYIRLATSAYKQGTLAGGNAAGGDEAYRGTAGTFVTKIGGLEVAGTGFSEAEAVGRGYTPAVGKIKMKALPDYMGASDEIAVKVVGDSATGKALGAQVVGSNGAAWRVNIIGMALEYGIALSDLLRLELAYCPAVSEVHDPLLRAVELCIRRMKR, translated from the coding sequence GTGACTGACATTGTGATCATCGGTCTCGGCTCGGCGGGATACGCCGCCCTCATGTCCATAAAACGGACGAATCCGAAGGCGGGCATCACAGTCATAGATCCAAAGTCTCACGATCTCACCCATGCGTGTGGTCTTCCCTACGCCCTGGAGGGGATGATAGAATCAGCGGGCCTGGTTCAGGACATCGGCCTGTCGCGTATGAAGGTAAGCCGTATCAGGGAACATGTGGTTTCCATCGATACGGAGAATAAATCGGTCATCACACGGAATGAACGCGTCCCGTATGATCGAGCGATCATCGCAACGGGATATCGCCCGGTGATCCCCCCTATCGAGGGGGCGGCCGACGTGACAGGAAGGGGTCTGTTTACCCTGACGACTCCGGACGACCTGGAAGCGCTTGAGGAGGAGCTGTCCGGGGCCGGTTCCGCGGTGGTTGTGGGGGCGGGGGCCATCGGGTTGGAAACCGCCGTGGCGCTTTCCCGGCGGATGTCATCGGTGATGGTGCTGGAGGGAAAAGATCAGCTCCTTCCCGGGGTCCTGGACGATGACATGGCGAAACACGTCGATGCGTATCTTGAGGGGACTCGGATCTCCCGACGCGTCGGGGCGATGGTGAACGGCGTGTTGTCGGAAACGAAGGACGGCGCGCCCCGGTTTTGCGGGGTGACGGTGGCCGGTGAGGAGATTCGGGCGGATCTGGGGATTCTGGCCGTGGGATTCGCCCCGAATGTCGCCGTTGCCGAACGCTCCGGCATCGAGTGCGGGAAAAACGGCGTCGTGGTGGACGAGCGCCTGAATACCAGCGCCCCGGACGTCTTCGCCGCCGGCGATTGTATCGTCCCACGGTCGGTCATCGACGGAAAAGAAACGTATATCCGTCTTGCCACGTCCGCCTACAAGCAGGGGACGTTGGCGGGAGGGAACGCCGCCGGCGGCGACGAGGCCTACCGGGGAACCGCCGGGACGTTCGTGACGAAGATCGGGGGGCTGGAGGTTGCGGGAACGGGATTTTCGGAGGCCGAGGCCGTCGGCCGGGGATATACGCCCGCAGTCGGAAAGATAAAGATGAAGGCGCTCCCGGATTACATGGGGGCGTCAGACGAGATCGCCGTCAAGGTGGTGGGAGATTCGGCGACCGGCAAAGCGCTGGGCGCACAGGTCGTGGGGTCGAATGGTGCGGCGTGGCGGGTGAACATTATCGGGATGGCCCTGGAATATGGGATCGCCCTTTCGGATCTTCTCCGCCTGGAGCTGGCCTATTGCCCGGCGGTGAGCGAGGTTCACGATCCGCTGCTTCGTGCCGTGGAGCTGTGCATCAGACGGATGAAGCGGTAA
- the tatC gene encoding twin-arginine translocase subunit TatC: MSILEHLEELRSRLLKIIVAAALGFAACYWKAEDIYGYIMQPLVDTLPEGTHLIYTGVTEGFFTYLKVGLLAGVFLVSPYIMYQIWAFISPGLYKKERTILIPVAIISAVLFVGGACFGYFVVFPWGFKFLIGNYASEVIKPLPSIKEYLSLAAKLLIAFGVVFEMPLATLVLARLGLVNHRMMLKYSRYALLGIFVVGAMLTPPDVVTQLMMAGPLIILYGVSILVAYFFGKKPAEIEEDDDEDETPPEKPDPDGKEKTETTKTDE, from the coding sequence ATGAGCATCCTCGAACACCTGGAGGAGCTTCGCAGCCGGCTGCTCAAGATCATCGTGGCGGCGGCCCTTGGGTTTGCCGCCTGCTACTGGAAGGCCGAAGATATATATGGTTACATCATGCAGCCCCTGGTGGATACGCTGCCCGAGGGGACCCACCTCATCTACACCGGCGTCACCGAGGGGTTTTTCACCTACCTGAAGGTGGGCCTCCTGGCCGGGGTCTTTCTTGTGTCGCCCTATATTATGTACCAGATATGGGCCTTCATTTCCCCCGGTCTCTACAAGAAGGAGCGCACGATCCTCATCCCGGTGGCGATCATTTCCGCCGTCCTGTTTGTGGGCGGCGCCTGTTTCGGCTATTTCGTGGTGTTCCCCTGGGGATTCAAGTTTCTCATCGGAAACTACGCCAGCGAAGTCATCAAGCCGCTGCCCTCCATCAAGGAATACCTCTCCTTGGCCGCGAAGCTTCTCATCGCCTTCGGGGTTGTCTTTGAGATGCCCCTGGCCACCCTTGTCCTCGCCCGGCTGGGGCTGGTGAACCACAGGATGATGCTGAAATATTCTCGGTATGCCCTGCTGGGCATCTTCGTGGTGGGCGCCATGCTGACGCCGCCGGACGTGGTCACCCAGCTCATGATGGCCGGCCCCCTGATAATTCTCTACGGGGTCAGCATATTGGTGGCGTATTTCTTCGGGAAGAAGCCCGCGGAAATCGAAGAGGACGACGACGAGGACGAGACGCCGCCGGAGAAGCCGGACCCGGACGGGAAAGAAAAAACAGAGACGACCAAAACCGACGAATAA
- the gcvPA gene encoding aminomethyl-transferring glycine dehydrogenase subunit GcvPA, with protein sequence MSFIPTTKKDTEDMLELIGVTSLDGLFSDIPKEIKHIGAVDLPEALSEIEADMLLSRLSDGNRRLSVFAGGGAYLHYVPPVVDQLANRSEFYTAYTPYQPEVSQGTLTAIFEFQTMMCRLSGTEVTNASMYDGATALSEAALMSVRDNKKTRFVISSAVNPRYREVLSTYGWANDLEVVTVPAAGGVTSLADIAARLNDETGAVIVQSPNYFGSIEDVEAIAGKLSGTKTNLIVVVTEPLSMALLKSPGSLGADIVCGEAQAFGNPVGFGGPCLGFLSAKNRFMRKMPGRLVGKTTDSKRNDAYVLTLQTREQHIRRDRATSNICTNQGLCALRAQVYLALLGSRLRDMAILNHRLAGLLKRTLSEIGVTPVFDAPYFNEFVVRVNNARKIRDALFDKGYLVGILLEDDYPDLTDCLLLACTELNAPPDIDALAIDLKASLTS encoded by the coding sequence ATGAGCTTTATTCCCACAACGAAAAAAGACACCGAGGACATGCTGGAGCTCATCGGTGTTACAAGTCTCGACGGCCTTTTTTCCGACATCCCGAAAGAGATCAAGCATATAGGGGCGGTGGATCTCCCGGAGGCACTCAGTGAAATCGAGGCGGATATGCTTCTCTCCCGGCTTTCCGATGGGAATCGGCGGTTGTCGGTCTTCGCCGGGGGCGGCGCGTATCTACATTATGTTCCCCCCGTGGTGGATCAATTGGCAAACAGGAGCGAATTCTACACCGCCTATACCCCCTACCAGCCGGAGGTGAGTCAGGGAACCCTGACGGCGATTTTTGAATTCCAGACGATGATGTGCAGGCTCTCCGGAACAGAAGTGACCAACGCCAGCATGTACGACGGGGCGACGGCGCTTTCAGAGGCGGCCCTGATGAGCGTTCGGGACAACAAGAAAACAAGATTCGTCATAAGCAGTGCGGTCAATCCCCGCTATCGGGAGGTGCTCTCCACCTACGGGTGGGCGAACGATCTGGAGGTCGTCACCGTCCCCGCAGCCGGTGGTGTGACGAGTCTTGCGGACATCGCGGCGAGACTGAATGATGAGACCGGTGCCGTAATCGTGCAGAGCCCGAACTATTTCGGCTCCATCGAGGATGTGGAGGCGATTGCTGGAAAGCTCTCGGGTACGAAAACGAACCTGATCGTTGTGGTGACAGAGCCTCTGAGCATGGCGCTTCTGAAATCCCCGGGGTCTCTGGGCGCGGATATCGTCTGCGGCGAGGCCCAGGCGTTCGGAAACCCGGTCGGGTTCGGGGGGCCCTGTCTCGGTTTTCTTTCTGCGAAAAACCGGTTCATGCGAAAGATGCCCGGGCGGCTGGTGGGAAAGACCACGGACAGCAAAAGAAACGATGCCTATGTCCTGACCCTCCAGACCCGGGAGCAGCATATCCGCCGGGATCGGGCCACCTCGAACATCTGCACCAACCAGGGCCTCTGCGCACTGAGGGCTCAAGTGTACCTGGCCCTGTTGGGAAGCCGCTTAAGGGATATGGCGATCCTCAACCATCGGCTTGCGGGATTGCTGAAACGCACCCTGTCTGAGATCGGAGTGACGCCGGTCTTCGATGCACCGTACTTCAATGAGTTCGTGGTGCGGGTGAACAATGCTAGAAAAATCCGGGACGCGCTTTTTGACAAGGGGTATCTCGTGGGGATTCTCCTGGAGGACGATTATCCCGATTTGACCGATTGCCTCCTTCTGGCCTGTACCGAACTCAATGCTCCACCCGACATCGACGCTCTGGCGATTGATCTTAAGGCGTCCCTCACGTCCTGA
- the gcvH gene encoding glycine cleavage system protein GcvH — protein MSDIPKDLKYTEEHEWVRMEGSVGVCGITDYAQEMLTDIVYVELPEVDIEIGQGEQVAVVESVKAVSDVYAPLTGTIVEINEELEDSPEMVNDDPYGEGWIFKIEIENDDELEELMDAEEYAAFIESMEEEE, from the coding sequence ATGAGTGACATACCCAAGGACCTTAAGTATACCGAAGAGCATGAATGGGTTCGCATGGAAGGCTCTGTGGGGGTGTGCGGCATTACTGATTACGCGCAGGAAATGCTCACCGATATCGTGTATGTGGAACTGCCCGAGGTGGATATCGAAATCGGCCAGGGGGAACAAGTTGCCGTGGTGGAGTCGGTCAAGGCCGTTTCGGATGTATACGCCCCGTTGACCGGTACGATTGTCGAGATAAACGAAGAACTGGAGGACTCGCCGGAGATGGTAAACGACGATCCCTACGGTGAGGGCTGGATCTTCAAGATCGAAATCGAGAACGATGATGAGCTGGAAGAGCTGATGGACGCCGAAGAATACGCAGCGTTCATCGAATCGATGGAGGAGGAAGAATAG
- the gcvT gene encoding glycine cleavage system aminomethyltransferase GcvT, producing MKHTALHSEHIRLGAKMVEFSGWEMPVLYSSIIEEHNATRERAGIFDICHMGEFIVKGPNAASLLSGLIPTDINRLEPSKAMYSCLVNERGGTVDDLFIYMRDVDDFFLVVNASRKDTDLAWMRGHAPSSGVEIVDVSDETAKIDVQGPMSPDIMKAVFPDAGSEGLRRFYSLETTLDGETVMLSMTGYTGERGYELYMPVSASVSVWNRLLDAGKPFGLVPVGLGARDTLRLEAGYSLYGHELTEEISPVEAGLGWLVNSKDSHIGRDVLTSQKERGAPREIVCLRMRDRGVPRDGYPVARDGEEIGVITSGGFSPTFKVGIALALVKRGSVGVGERLSVMMRGRPRDAEIVPRPLYAYNG from the coding sequence ATGAAACACACGGCACTTCATAGCGAGCACATCAGGCTGGGCGCCAAGATGGTGGAGTTTTCCGGCTGGGAGATGCCGGTGCTCTATAGCTCCATCATCGAAGAGCACAACGCCACACGTGAGCGTGCCGGGATATTTGATATCTGTCACATGGGGGAGTTCATCGTCAAAGGACCGAACGCGGCGTCGCTCCTTTCCGGCCTCATCCCCACGGACATCAATCGCCTGGAGCCGTCGAAGGCCATGTATTCGTGCCTGGTCAACGAGCGGGGCGGCACGGTGGACGACCTGTTCATCTACATGCGGGATGTCGACGACTTTTTCCTGGTGGTAAATGCGTCCCGAAAGGATACGGACCTCGCATGGATGCGCGGACACGCCCCGTCATCCGGGGTGGAGATCGTCGATGTGTCGGACGAGACCGCCAAGATCGACGTCCAGGGGCCGATGTCACCGGATATCATGAAGGCGGTGTTCCCTGATGCGGGTAGCGAGGGATTGAGGCGATTCTATTCCCTGGAGACGACCCTCGATGGCGAGACGGTGATGCTCTCCATGACCGGCTACACCGGCGAGCGGGGATACGAACTCTATATGCCGGTATCCGCCTCCGTATCCGTCTGGAATCGACTCTTGGATGCGGGGAAGCCCTTCGGCCTTGTTCCCGTTGGCCTGGGCGCCCGGGATACCCTGAGGCTGGAGGCCGGGTATTCCCTCTATGGACATGAGCTGACGGAAGAGATCAGCCCCGTCGAGGCGGGCCTGGGGTGGCTGGTCAATTCAAAAGACTCCCATATCGGAAGGGACGTATTGACGTCCCAGAAGGAGCGGGGTGCGCCCAGGGAGATCGTGTGTCTCAGGATGAGAGACAGGGGCGTTCCCCGGGATGGGTATCCGGTCGCACGGGACGGAGAGGAGATCGGCGTGATCACCAGCGGCGGGTTTTCCCCCACCTTCAAGGTGGGCATTGCGCTGGCCTTGGTGAAGCGGGGATCGGTCGGTGTGGGTGAGCGTCTTTCCGTGATGATGCGCGGTAGGCCGAGGGACGCGGAAATCGTCCCCCGACCCCTGTACGCATACAACGGGTGA
- a CDS encoding abortive infection family protein, which yields MFISDKTISALGCIITGNKTINGECIAPYRTGPELVKFFNNFGWDDSYGRGFPSRWQYAISRIESENGTETLKEIILVSLEPIHFLDFEHTSEEAVDYLNRYLEYDGYEIIIEGKKNIIRDIRGTSVDLTIKQDGLPKLTLHFIEEHIAKCDRKISEGDYNGAITNARSLLETVILAIQEDITGASDRFEGNLVKMFRQLQKHLNLDPSREDVSDSLRQVLTGLISIVSGLAPMRNIMSDSHGTTYRPTKHHAKLAVNAAKTISDFLFETYDYQKSKGLISR from the coding sequence TTGTTTATATCAGATAAAACAATATCTGCCTTAGGGTGTATCATAACTGGTAATAAAACAATTAATGGTGAATGCATAGCACCATATCGTACTGGTCCTGAACTCGTAAAATTTTTTAACAATTTTGGTTGGGATGATTCTTACGGCAGAGGTTTCCCTTCACGCTGGCAATATGCCATAAGTAGAATCGAATCAGAAAATGGAACGGAAACGCTTAAAGAAATAATTTTAGTTTCTCTTGAACCGATACATTTTCTAGATTTTGAACATACTAGTGAAGAAGCGGTTGATTACTTAAATAGATACCTCGAATATGATGGATATGAGATTATTATTGAGGGTAAAAAAAATATCATTCGTGATATAAGAGGAACATCTGTTGATCTCACAATAAAACAAGATGGTTTGCCAAAATTAACACTCCATTTTATTGAGGAACATATAGCAAAGTGCGATAGAAAGATCTCTGAAGGCGATTATAATGGTGCTATTACAAACGCAAGGTCATTATTGGAAACAGTTATCTTAGCCATCCAAGAAGATATCACCGGAGCTTCTGATCGATTTGAAGGTAATCTCGTAAAGATGTTTAGACAGTTACAGAAACATCTCAACTTAGATCCAAGTCGAGAAGATGTTAGTGATTCTCTTCGTCAAGTTTTAACTGGTTTAATCAGTATTGTTTCTGGTCTTGCACCAATGAGGAATATCATGAGTGATTCCCATGGGACAACATATCGGCCTACAAAACATCATGCTAAGCTTGCTGTAAACGCAGCCAAAACTATTTCTGATTTCCTTTTTGAAACCTATGATTATCAAAAATCAAAAGGCCTGATTTCGAGATAA
- a CDS encoding FecR domain-containing protein, with product MLEKPAVIRRIMLLCALIAALSLFPSGAVGEGILEGSVIDVFHNGYFFDESTDSWNRVVSGMYLLPGHRLKTSEKGTMTLFMDGKHLVRLDPDTEIRIADFAGIGGVEVLKEYDKSRIVVEVVRGCVSCSASARPADHGFALISGAAVAVPADDGAEFSLSVLETTADTGEVRLVVREGEVRFMTVDGHGGSVGEPVVVGPEMSSVVSFIPKNDAGPGPSEE from the coding sequence ATGCTGGAAAAACCGGCAGTGATACGACGGATCATGCTTCTCTGCGCCCTGATCGCGGCGCTGTCTCTCTTTCCCTCGGGTGCCGTGGGAGAGGGGATTTTGGAAGGTTCCGTGATCGACGTTTTTCACAACGGATATTTCTTCGATGAATCCACCGATTCCTGGAACAGGGTGGTGAGCGGCATGTACCTGCTGCCGGGGCACCGCCTGAAGACGTCGGAAAAGGGCACCATGACCCTCTTTATGGACGGGAAACACCTGGTCCGCCTCGATCCCGACACCGAGATTCGCATCGCGGACTTCGCCGGGATCGGCGGCGTGGAGGTCCTCAAGGAGTACGACAAGAGCCGTATCGTCGTCGAGGTGGTCCGCGGCTGCGTATCGTGCAGTGCTTCGGCGAGGCCCGCCGACCACGGATTCGCCCTCATTTCCGGCGCGGCCGTGGCGGTTCCCGCCGACGACGGCGCCGAGTTCTCGCTCTCAGTTTTGGAAACAACCGCCGACACCGGGGAGGTGAGGCTCGTCGTCCGGGAGGGGGAGGTACGCTTCATGACCGTGGACGGGCACGGCGGGAGCGTGGGCGAACCGGTAGTTGTGGGTCCCGAGATGAGCTCGGTCGTGTCGTTTATTCCCAAAAATGACGCCGGCCCGGGGCCGTCCGAAGAATAG
- a CDS encoding twin-arginine translocase TatA/TatE family subunit: MFGISTQEIIIILVIALLILGPKQLPELAKTVGKGLSELRKAMDGVRDTVNPSKVFDKMMEEGEKKERAKKEAAKKGAPKEDSSAEKAGADAGKQAETTAQDQDTKDTAAPDEAKKAPGGDKELKG; encoded by the coding sequence ATGTTCGGCATCAGCACCCAGGAGATTATCATCATCCTGGTCATCGCCCTGTTGATTTTGGGGCCGAAACAGCTCCCGGAATTGGCAAAGACCGTCGGCAAGGGGCTTTCTGAGCTTCGAAAAGCCATGGACGGGGTGCGGGATACCGTCAATCCCAGCAAGGTCTTCGACAAGATGATGGAGGAGGGGGAAAAGAAGGAGCGGGCGAAGAAGGAAGCCGCCAAGAAGGGCGCGCCGAAGGAAGATTCATCCGCCGAAAAAGCCGGCGCGGACGCTGGAAAACAGGCGGAAACAACCGCGCAGGATCAGGATACGAAAGACACGGCCGCACCGGATGAGGCGAAAAAGGCTCCGGGCGGCGACAAGGAACTGAAAGGGTAG
- a CDS encoding UDP-2,3-diacylglucosamine diphosphatase encodes MHVDYRKALFISDAHLKDPEDENYRAMLAFLDGELRKIDDGKGVDALFIVGDFFDVWINNYSIPKRYRPVMSRLEALYHRGVSIHFFEGNHDFFMGGLFKRLTGAVVYPEGAEVTLQGLRLFITHGDQINKKNIGTRLLRWILRSPVIWLVTFLAPAWPVELIGTIMGRLSRREHSEEMSQEYAASDHVIEFCREKEAEGYDGVVIGHYHAQVTASPDDGFPCLYINTGRWGWGKYHYTLLEEGEFTNYNFQS; translated from the coding sequence ATGCACGTCGATTACCGGAAAGCGCTCTTCATCTCCGACGCCCACCTGAAGGACCCGGAAGATGAAAACTACCGGGCGATGCTCGCCTTTCTGGACGGCGAATTGCGAAAGATCGATGATGGGAAGGGTGTCGACGCGCTTTTCATCGTGGGCGACTTCTTTGACGTCTGGATTAATAACTACTCCATCCCAAAGCGCTACCGCCCGGTGATGTCCCGCCTGGAGGCCTTATATCACCGGGGCGTCTCCATCCACTTTTTCGAGGGGAATCACGATTTCTTCATGGGAGGGCTTTTCAAACGGCTCACAGGCGCAGTGGTCTATCCCGAGGGCGCGGAGGTGACCCTCCAGGGTTTACGTCTTTTTATCACCCACGGCGACCAGATCAACAAAAAAAACATCGGCACGCGGCTGCTGAGGTGGATACTCCGAAGCCCGGTCATCTGGCTGGTGACGTTTCTCGCCCCGGCCTGGCCCGTTGAGCTCATCGGCACGATCATGGGAAGGCTCAGCAGGAGGGAGCATAGCGAGGAGATGTCACAAGAGTACGCCGCGTCGGATCACGTCATCGAGTTCTGCCGGGAGAAGGAAGCGGAGGGGTACGACGGCGTGGTGATCGGCCACTACCACGCCCAGGTAACGGCATCGCCCGACGACGGATTCCCGTGCCTCTACATCAACACCGGCCGCTGGGGGTGGGGGAAGTATCACTATACTCTGCTCGAGGAGGGGGAGTTTACTAACTATAACTTTCAATCCTGA